Within Rhododendron vialii isolate Sample 1 chromosome 12a, ASM3025357v1, the genomic segment GCCTAGACTCTTGGCCAATCTTCTTCTTTATGGCTAAGCGACTCTAGGCCAATCTTAATCATATAATCCTTCAAATTATCCCGCTCTTCCAGTCGCAATGCTCACACTACGCTCGCGCTCAATCATCGCTCTTGTGAATTTTAATAGTTCTAGACATGATTCAAAGACGCTTTTACGCTCTCGCTCTCCCGCACTCGAATCATGTGACTTGAGGGGCCAATGTTACAGTCTACACCTCAGCCGGACCGATCTTATCATCCTCAAACTCTCAATAGCTGCCCTGGGTTAACACAATCAAGAATTTATTTTGTTCGAACCggctacgtttttttttttctcccaagATTACTACTCGTTGCCTGCTAGGCTGCTCGGTAGgtttttttgggcaaatgaAATTCGAAAGGTTGTAAGTTAGACCTCAAGATTACAACAAAAGTCAAGGAATAAATCTCTTGTTACATTATCAAGACTTTGTTCTAGCTGCTACATAAACTTAGAAGCTGACTCGCATTCCATTTCAattggaaaaacagaaaaacaaattataGATACATCAGGCGCTATATTTTCGGGACTATAACAAACTGGGTAGAAGGACTGGGGAAAATCAACAATGACGAACAGATCTAAAGAGGAATCCGGGCCCAAGTGTTCATATGCAGGGTGGAAAATCCAAACCCCGAACAAGCCAAGACTATCTAAACATCTCCTGTTTATCCATACCTCTTATCAGATCCTTTCAGGTTAAGATTGAACCATTTCTTCTTGTTGAAGGATTTGTCCTTCCAATCTGAGCTTCCATCTTCGCCAGGGCTTTCAGCCTTGAAATCTTCGCCGGAATTTTTGCTACTACTTCCGTTACTAACATAAGTTCCATTCCCAGTAACAGGGACAGCTGACCTGGTCACGGTGAATGAAGAATGGATACTTTCTCGTTCTTTCAACATCTCATCAACCTGTTGTCAAAAACCACATACATGAAATATCCTTCTTCTAAAGATAGGGGGgattctccatttttttccatCTTATCTCAAGGACTAAGGAATGGAATATGGATCATATTCTTTTATAAGAGTAAGATATTTGTGCAATAATTTCCTTATGCAGTGCTCTTTCCATCTAGACCTAGTGGTTATTAAACAGAAAGTAACCACCAATAACCTTAAATGAATGAAACGAAACAGGTAAAGATGTCCATCACACTGATAAGAACCATAAAATAATGCAATAGTACTTTGGGGGGGTAAAATATTTAGTTGCTTTTGGTATGTCTACAACGCTAATAAAAATCTATATTTTCCAGTTGTCTGAAATTTCAAGGGACCATGGCCACCCTTTGGGCCTCACATCCGCTCATCTGCGCCAGAATCGGCTATAATAATACTGATTGGGGGAGGGGGGGTGAGGTGTTGAAATACAACACATAGCTGCGACAGAGTTAAGAGAAAATTCAGCATATCATGGCTCACAAGGAAGGACATAACTTGATAGTTCAGACAGCTtcacaaatgttgtgaaaaCCTGGAATAAAGCAAATTCACATGACAAGGTACGAACTAACAACTGCGATAATTGATGAAGCACATACTAGCCTATTGGCTTTTGGAATCTTCGAACTTAGGTATTAAAtaatgatttaaaaaagaaaaggcaaatcAATAGGAATGTAGCATCTCTTAGGTGCAGAAGAAGGTTGTTACAAGGAATGTCTGTTAACAGCAAGCATGAGACAGTAGGAGGAAAAAATCGTTGTTAAGTTGTTAAGATAGCAAATTCAATGGGGATAATGATGCTAACAAGAGTAAATAAAGCTTACCGATTGCTTTTCCTGGCTGTATCTATTCGTCACTTCTTGAAAGCGTGCCAACACCTACAAGACATCACCCGTCAGGATACAACCATGTATCAAATGCCAACCTAATTAAACCACCGCTATAAAATAAGGAGCCATTACCTGTCTGTATTCCGTCTCAAATTGCCGTAGCTCAACTCTCTTCCTCAAAATCTGCGCCTCAATATCCTTAAGACTATGTGTTGTATCTTCATATGAGCGTGTGCAAAGAGCTTCAATTGTGTAACTAGCTGTTTTAAAGAAATTATCACCTGTGCAATTCAGGGTAGAAGTACAAAGTCTTAATTTCTCTTCTACAAAACCAATGTAGTACTTAAATAGTGGtacctaaaaaaataaactcagaCCATAGACAGCGAATATGTGGGTGCCCGCTTTTAGCACTGAGACTTCACATGGTTGAAGGCCTTCCAACCTTTTGAAGAAAGCGGCTTCAGGGTCCTTAGCCATTGCTAGCTGCCACCACAATACCACATTCAgtgaaacttttgaaaaaaagtggAAACTGAAAAACCCTCGTACCGCATTCAAAGTCGCATCCATTCTGTACacttgaaaatgtaaaaaatacaTCCCAGCAGATGTCACTTTGCCAGTCTTCTCACTATCTTCCTGTATGCAAAAATGACATTGTGTTAATAAGAACAGCCACAAGATTTCGATTTGCAGGGTTACCACAATGCTGCAGGTAAATATACAATAGAAAACAAGAACGAATGCCTTGGATGAAACCAGTAGGGACACCATATTAGCATATGGATGGATTATACATTTCTAAACAATTTCCCCAAAAAAGTAAGTAGCATAACTAAAtgttaaaagaaataaaattcagCACATAAACAGTCACAGGTTAAACCAAAAGTGTCCATGACTCTTTGCTTGTTGAGATTTAAGAGAAAGTAAAGTGTGCTCCTTCttggggggggggtgggggggggggggggggggggggggggggggggtgggtgtggtgtgtgagtgtgtgtgtgtgtgagagagagagagagagtagatgaGGGTTTGAATAGATTCTTGCTCTAATTGAGTTACTTAAAGCCATTTGTGGTTAATCTTCTACGACTAGTTGGACCACCAACATACATGAATACTACAATGAATGAAGACCAAAAGTAGGCCTCAAGAATGAAACACGCTGCTTATAATGTAATTAGCATCAAATAGAGCAAACTAGTAGAAAAGGATCGACATAGCCAACAAAATAACGGCACCAAAAGGCTCGACTTGTGATCTTAAATGAGCACAAAAGAAGGTTTATCTAGTACATAGTTACTATCAGGATCACGATTCCACAACCAAAAGCAGCACTTGTTCGGTTATTAAACTTGGCCCATTTCTCTTGACGTGGTGGGTTCAAGTTTAAGGTCTGCCACTTTGAGCAAGCAACATCAAGAGGTCAGTTATGAACCCAATTTACCTCTCCCATACCACTGATGGGAACAAAACAGGGGATCTTTTTATCATGATGCAATTTACAATATATCTTACACATTTTCCCTGTCAGTATTTTTGTGTGCAGCTTTGACTGAATTTGGCTTTTATGGATTGTAGTCTTTTAGGTATCGTCCTCCCCTGGCCTCATATACTTGGTCCTTTCTTTTAATATAACTTCTCAACGAGACAAGCAATAACCGTAGCCAAATTCAAATAGAAAGATGtattaattgagatctttaaaatggtgcaaaaaaatcagaaaattatTGATGGAAGTGCTTTATTCTTTTCTCCAAAACTGGCACCACTTcccaaaaaggaataaaattaCAGGAAAGAGGGAGTATTAATTTAGGATATTTACCTTTCTTCTCGCAATGAATATAGATTACACTTTCTTATAAACTAGTTGGAAGTTTGAAATTTAGAATTCTTGAAATTGCAAAGCCTGATGAAGAAAGGATTATTAGGTACGCAAAAACATTCTCTTCTGTTGCATAACTTGATTCACTGTCTCACTTCCATTTGGAATAATTTCCAACATGGTGCCCAAGCTATTATGGTTTCCAAAGGGTCTTCTCTTCCAAGTCTTTCCATTTGTTAACTtaccgggaaaaaaaagagtcagTCTTCCCATTtgcttttcttctctttttttgcatTCAACTTCTCTGCCTGCATTCTATGGTATTTACTTCTCTGTAAGTATCAATGTTTGGATATCCCCTCTGTGCAAGTCGGGGATTGAACGTGAGGGAGGTTGTGGATAGCTTGACATACATTGTCTAAGAGTTATTTTTCCCCAAACAAGAAATGTGATCCTTACCTTTCCAGATATAAAGATTCAAAAACTAATAGGACACCGTCATAAATTTCACACTAcaagaaaagataaagaaagaaaagggaagcaTTTTTTAATGACCAGcagtttttcttcaatttattttgcaatacaaaaatagataaaaaaatatcTGCAAATGGAACAAGCAGTAGCCCTTTAACATGGAGGTTACTACTACATCAAACTCAGACTAAACTTGTAGATCTATCTATCAGCTCCATATTGTTGATGATTGAATTCGACAAGGGTTACAGAAGGGAAGGAAAAAGGCAAAGATAACATGCATAATACCTGTAGAGCCAAACCGAATCCACCAGTGGCATCTTGTTCAAAATAAAGTAGCTGCAAATAACATTAAGGTAAACTATGATTTCTCAGAGTTGCAGATAACAGACTGAGAGAGAAATTACCATAACACAATATGTACAAAAGCAAGGGCATATTGTCCTATACATCAACCTACCTTGAATTTGCTTTGTGCAACTGATGTAACTCTAATTACAATCCCTGCCACAGCTTGCTCCTCGTTGATAGTTACACCAAAAAAGTGGGCACATTGCTTTTCTACCTGCAGCCAAAACTTTATAGTAGTGTTGTAGTGGAAGGGAGCATTAGTGAAACAACTCAACAAGTATCGATTAGGATACAAACCATATGCGCACCTTTCCACTCACTGATGTTCCAATAGGGAGAGGTCTGATTGTGAAAGTTCCATTCAAAGCTTCTTCAAGAATATTAGCAGAAATAGTAGTCTTGATAGGGACACCTAACTTGctacaaacaaaataaaagagtaaCTAAAGTTAGCCAGTACAATGAAAGGGAAACTTCAACACCCACCCCCACCgcgaccccccccccccccccccttttacCTGAACAAAGCTGCAAACATTGTGTTAACTGTTCCTAGGTTAGAAAGGTCAATTTCCATATCCATGCCATCAGCTTCAAGAGCCTGTTCATTAATTTTATGAGCAAACAGAGAAAGCAtcaggagaaaaaaaattcaaactaactcATGAAAAATAAGATAAAGACAGCTGGAAACACTTATTACAAAAGATGCAAGTGATGCGGAGAACAAGCACAGGTAAAACGGTAAAGTGAAcctaacaacaacaaaaagtaCTATGATGGACAAACTAAGATTTACTTCCTTAACAACTATAAAATCTACCAAAAAAATAGCAATAAATGGTCAGACAATCCCGCAGCATCAGAAGGAAGTTGGATGATTGCACAGGAGCATATccatattcaaaatttgaatttcttaGATTGTAACAGTGTCAACCGTGAGGGTGAAACAGAAAAAGGAACCACACGCAGACTACAGACTTTGACAATGTTGGAAAACCCACTTAGTCAGACAAGTTAaggaaaaataagaataaataaCAACcgaaaaattaaacttttggCAAGTAGCATACGAATATAAAGCCAGAAAGCATAAGATAACAATCAGTTTGACATTGTCCAATACATCGGAAACTTAAGGTTTTATggtataaaagaaaaaagatgggAAGGAAAATTTGTGAAGTCCTTgctttttctcttgtttggtttacttagaagaaaataaaagaattacATCAAGGAGAAATTTAAAACTCCTACTCCAGAATATGAAGCTTCCCTCTCATCCttggagagaaatttaaaagggCAAGGTACACCAAACACACCATGATAACTACTTATTAACCCTGAAATATTTTCCTCTTGTTCCTATTTCTCCACTTTCTTACCAAtcaaaaacaagagaaaataaaaggtttttctgttttttctgcTTTCTGTTTATCTCCTACCAAATAGAGTAAGAACTCATCATCCTAAAACCCATGATGGCTCCTTACCAAAAAGAACATTTTCCCGAGTGATACCCTTGCttggaatttgaatttcaagGGAGTGGATAGCCCTTTGAGTCTTGTAATTTCTTGAATGAATCCTCAATTATCGATTCCTCCCTctttctttacatttttttgttgttgaaccAAGAATATATAAACTCATGCCCACCTAGTCTGTCAAAAATATATGCTTAAATTTATCATTTGAAGTGTTTTTCCTTCCCACTTCCAAATAGACTACCAAAACTTCACTAAAACATTAGACTTTCCAAATATTTCCAAGCCACTTTTCTAGAAGCCCAGGTTAGAAGTAATAACATTCGATCTCAGATGAGATATGGCTTATTAAGTAGATGTATACTGGCCAAACAATCAGATCAGCAACTATGATCGATTTAGTCGTACTTGTATCCTATTTAACTACATTTCTCCTTATAGGTACAGCCGTATCAGTATGTGCACCCGTATCCGTGCTTCCAGAGCCACCACCAACTAACATTCTTTCGTCACAACAAAGAAGAACCCATATCAAAGCTCAAGGAATTAAACAGCACCAAACTTTTACACATCAATATATTGCAAATGGAGAAGGTAGAAGAGCACCTCAAACCCAGCATTATCATATTGTCTTCTTTTCTCTGGATCAGATAAAATGCTATAGGAATATGCAACCTCCTTGAAATGTTCTGAAGCCTCGGGATTACTTCCGTTTTTGTCTGGATGGTACCTGCCCATTCCTCACATTAATACTTTACCAAGAACATAATTCTACCAACTCGCTTTGATTATCACCAACCCCATATTAAATGTAGCACAGCAATATGAAGCAAGTGTTTATGAATCTACTCGATGGTAATTTGCAGTGTTCGCAGCATCATCAACAAGTTCTAAGAATTCAGTCCCTGAGATCAAAATAAGATACTGAACGACTGACAAGCTCTATGTCCCAACATAAGCTTAGAGTACATCGTGTTCAACAGCTCGTTTGTGATTAATTTTCTCTAATCAACATATGTTTACAAAACTAAGTTCCTTGGGTTTGCTGATATGCATCATTAAACAATCAGTGTAGTGCAAAAAGCAAGCTCAATTACATAGTTTTGTCGTAGATTTCACAATCTTTATGTAGAAAACATCACAAAATCTACTTTACATTGTGGGAAAACCCTGATTCACACGTTAATCATATTTTGGCAGAAATAGATCTGGAAACATATGTTCCATATTTTCTCTAAATGGAATCGTTTTTGAGAAAatctcaaggaaaaaaaaaagcgcaACACTCTACAACATGTTCATCGGCTTGTTTCTTAGGTTACTGATTCAATTATCTTCATGGTCAAACTTTCTCCACTAAATCCCTTGGCGAAAGAAACTTCCTTGAGCTTTGGCTACAAATATGATCATAATACCGGCAGTGTAATGCATAGAAAGGCACAAAGATTAATTTTAATCAACCCAATTCGGAACTCATATAAGCCAATCTATTTCAATGGATTTCTTTTAATTGGGATGCACTCCTCAATCATGAGGATCAAGA encodes:
- the LOC131310808 gene encoding chaperone protein dnaJ 15-like isoform X2, which codes for MGGPKMEGTSAPPLRRDPYEVLCVTKDSTDQEIKTSYRKLALKYHPDKNGSNPEASEHFKEVAYSYSILSDPEKRRQYDNAGFEALEADGMDMEIDLSNLGTVNTMFAALFSKLGVPIKTTISANILEEALNGTFTIRPLPIGTSVSGKFWLQVEKQCAHFFGVTINEEQAVAGIVIRVTSVAQSKFKLLYFEQDATGGFGLALQEDSEKTGKVTSAGMYFLHFQVYRMDATLNALAMAKDPEAAFFKRLEGLQPCEVSVLKAGTHIFAVYGDNFFKTASYTIEALCTRSYEDTTHSLKDIEAQILRKRVELRQFETEYRQVLARFQEVTNRYSQEKQSVDEMLKERESIHSSFTVTRSAVPVTGNGTYVSNGSSSKNSGEDFKAESPGEDGSSDWKDKSFNKKKWFNLNLKGSDKRYG
- the LOC131310808 gene encoding chaperone protein dnaJ 15-like isoform X1, which produces MGGPKMEGTSAPPLRRDPYEVLCVTKDSTDQEIKTSYRKLALKYHPDKNGSNPEASEHFKEVAYSYSILSDPEKRRQYDNAGFEALEADGMDMEIDLSNLGTVNTMFAALFSKLGVPIKTTISANILEEALNGTFTIRPLPIGTSVSGKVEKQCAHFFGVTINEEQAVAGIVIRVTSVAQSKFKLLYFEQDATGGFGLALQEDSEKTGKVTSAGMYFLHFQVYRMDATLNAVRGFFSFHFFSKVSLNVVLWWQLAMAKDPEAAFFKRLEGLQPCEVSVLKAGTHIFAVYGDNFFKTASYTIEALCTRSYEDTTHSLKDIEAQILRKRVELRQFETEYRQVLARFQEVTNRYSQEKQSVDEMLKERESIHSSFTVTRSAVPVTGNGTYVSNGSSSKNSGEDFKAESPGEDGSSDWKDKSFNKKKWFNLNLKGSDKRYG
- the LOC131310808 gene encoding chaperone protein dnaJ 15-like isoform X3, which encodes MGGPKMEGTSAPPLRRDPYEVLCVTKDSTDQEIKTSYRKLALKYHPDKNGSNPEASEHFKEVAYSYSILSDPEKRRQYDNAGFEALEADGMDMEIDLSNLGTVNTMFAALFSKLGVPIKTTISANILEEALNGTFTIRPLPIGTSVSGKVEKQCAHFFGVTINEEQAVAGIVIRVTSVAQSKFKLLYFEQDATGGFGLALQEDSEKTGKVTSAGMYFLHFQVYRMDATLNALAMAKDPEAAFFKRLEGLQPCEVSVLKAGTHIFAVYGDNFFKTASYTIEALCTRSYEDTTHSLKDIEAQILRKRVELRQFETEYRQVLARFQEVTNRYSQEKQSVDEMLKERESIHSSFTVTRSAVPVTGNGTYVSNGSSSKNSGEDFKAESPGEDGSSDWKDKSFNKKKWFNLNLKGSDKRYG